In Phragmites australis chromosome 16, lpPhrAust1.1, whole genome shotgun sequence, one DNA window encodes the following:
- the LOC133895922 gene encoding uncharacterized protein LOC133895922 — translation MSTSHPGDWVLLNIHAYLGKRRNATTASATTRDHQTIEGPPPFSPASSARRKISSFSVSPSIVNPTTSPRQKTPDYFIYRAHTKREPSLQRLSRPHPFFHDDDVGLLSRGHHYTIAALIATPTLNVFHLHRFHSEIGTWTYTKVSVGEPQQSGFPSLLIPNNCSRLLHHDTSTVMAIGGEGGTMGWVDLWRGILFCDLLRDEPTLRAVPLPLPLDLVSCNNGLGVQLGCPNSRRAIAFIKKGGSNTEDCLKLVHLEANATRHSPP, via the exons ATGTCCACTTCCCACCCAGGGGACTGGGTTCTCCTCAACATCCATGCATACCTCGGCAAGCGCAGGAACGCCACCACCGCCAGCGCCACCACCAGGGACCATCAGACCATCGAG GGGCCGCCACCGTTCTCCCCCGCATCGTCCGCGCGGCGGAAGATCTCATCCTTCTCCGTGTCGCCATCCATTGTCAACCCGACTACGTCTCCTCGCCAGAAGACTCCCGACTATTTCATCTACCGCGCCCACACCAAAAGGGAACCGTCGCTTCAGCGGCTCTCGCGACCGCATCCCTTCTTCCACGACGACGACGTCGGTCTCCTTAGCCGCGGCCACCACTACACCATCGCCGCGTTGATTGCCACACCCACGCTTAACGTGTTCCACCTCCACCGCTTCCACTCCGAGATCGGGACATGGACCTACACCAAGGTGTCGGTGGGGGAGCCGCAGCAGAGTGGGTTCCCGTCGCTGCTCATCCCCAACAACTGCAGCCGCCTCCTTCACCATGACACGAGCACCGTCATGGCCATCGGAGGTGAAGGCGGCACCATGGGTTGGGTCGATCTTTGGCGCGGCATCCTTTTCTGCGACCTACTCCGCGACGAGCCCACGCTCCGCGCTGTACCACTGCCGTTGCCCTTGGACTTGGTGAGCTGCAACAATGGGCTGGGGGTCCAACTAGGCTGCCCAAACTCCCGTCGGGCCATTGCCTTCATCAAGAAAGGCGGCAGCAACACGGAGGACTGTCTCAAGCTTGTTCACTTGGAAGCTAACGCCACTCGGCACTCGCCTCCCTGA